From Carya illinoinensis cultivar Pawnee chromosome 5, C.illinoinensisPawnee_v1, whole genome shotgun sequence, one genomic window encodes:
- the LOC122311288 gene encoding uncharacterized protein LOC122311288: MPRKRPVLPILRKVSNLLKFSVFIAKMRKPAIPKLVFLIRKARRVKKLKLFKHYNYGFLEEYQFSPSSTPLIHYRRKYHFKNRRPRDIYSMFFLCRCLGSLRAHEEEDADCTLESLPAFPVIKDHDIAVGQLILEPLGSCDEEDTVDLRAERFIRRFYEEMRMQRQESI; this comes from the coding sequence ATGCCCAGAAAAAGACCAGTTCTACCCATTCTCCGAAAGGTCTCAAATCTTCTCAAGTTCTCCGTTTTCATTGCCAAAATGAGAAAACCAGCTATCCCAAAACTCGTCTTTCTTATAAGGAAAGCAAGAAGGGTCAAGAAGTTAAAGCTTTTCAAACATTACAACTATGGGTTTCTGGAGGAGTACCAATTCTCTCCTTCAAGCACTCCCCTCATTCATTACCGCAGAAAGTACCACTTCAAGAACAGAAGGCCTCGAGATATCTATTCGATGTTCTTTCTATGTAGATGTTTGGGTAGTTTGAGAGCTCATGAGGAGGAGGATGCAGACTGCACATTAGAATCTCTGCCTGCTTTTCCTGTCATAAAAGATCATGACATTGCAGTAGGGCAGTTAATCCTGGAGCCGTTGGGTTCGTGTGATGAAGAAGATACCGTCGATCTGAGGGCTGAGAGGTTTATTCGAAGGTTCTACGAAGAGATGAGAATGCAGAGGCAAGAATCAATTTAG
- the LOC122309128 gene encoding uncharacterized protein LOC122309128 — MVSAGLQGERETVRRPEKTIMAMEPERSKALHNFTLPLKWGNQRYLRCMKVSPEGVVGVDRRSIAPTLESSPVTRRRELERKRKRDWKSGIESGGGGEEGIEAVRKEVLFDLKTAVDKMKVEIFRKEVEEQVEEIEEDEEIEEANQSPPVDESARPWNLRTRRAACKAPIGGGKGLRIEEKKLNSSPLMSENNGVRSPRLRGGGGGAASEKKRTKLTVPLTRKEIEEDFMEFLGHRPPRRPKKRPRNVQKQLDLVFPGLWLMDITVDSYKVPESGENGKR; from the exons ATGGTCTCTGCTGGTCTTCAAGGAGAGCGAGAGACAGTACGACGACCCGAGAAGACGATTATGGCGATGGAACCGGAGAGATCGAAGGCTCTGCACAATTTTACGCTGCCTTTGAAGTGGGGGAACCAGAGGTACCTGCGGTGCATGAAAGTGAGTCCGGAAGGTGTCGTCGGAGTTGATCGGAGATCTATCGCTCCGACACTAGAGAGCTCTCCAGTCACTCGGCGTCGGGAATtggagaggaagaggaagagggattGGAAGTCAGGAATCGAGagcggaggaggaggagaggaggGCATAGAGGCGGTGAGGAAGGAGGTCTTGTTTGATCTGAAAACGGCAGTTGATAAGATGAAAGTCGAGATTTTTAGGAAGGAGGTGGAAGAACAGGTAGAGGAAATTGAAGAGGACGAGGAGATAGAGGAGGCTAACCAATCGCCTCCGGTGGACGAATCGGCTCGGCCGTGGAATCTGAGAACGAGGAGAGCCGCGTGTAAGGCTCCGATTGGTGGAGGAAAGGGATTGAGGATTGAGGAGAAAAAGCTGAATTCCTCGCCGTTGATGAGCGAGAACAATGGCGTGAGGTCACCAAGGTTGAGAGGCGGAGGCGGAGGAGCAGCTTCGGAGAAGAAGAGAACCAAGTTAACGGTGCCGCTGACGAGGAAGGAGATCGAGGAGGATTTCATGGAGTTTCTGGGCCATAGGCCGCCGAGGAGGCCCAAGAAACGGCCCAGGAACGTTCAGAAGCAATTGGAT TTGGTCTTTCCGGGCTTGTGGTTGATGGATATCACAGTTGATTCCTACAAGGTTCCTGAATCCGGTGAGAACGGCAAG AGGTAG